The proteins below are encoded in one region of Nitrosomonas ureae:
- a CDS encoding DUF6746 family protein encodes MKKSAFLAASILILGLTTFTSANERPDHFKGKSANTLREAVINFSEHNAKLEEILTKESLTPEELHTVHQLTYTLETALKKINEEFVELAETLEKIHVASETADAEVVKNQGLRYLETARQVIK; translated from the coding sequence ATGAAAAAATCGGCATTTTTAGCAGCAAGCATACTTATTTTAGGCCTTACGACATTTACGTCAGCGAATGAACGACCAGATCATTTTAAGGGCAAGTCAGCGAACACGCTGAGAGAGGCAGTAATTAACTTTTCTGAACACAATGCCAAATTAGAAGAAATTCTGACCAAAGAAAGTTTGACTCCTGAGGAATTACATACTGTACATCAACTGACCTACACTTTAGAAACAGCACTGAAAAAAATTAACGAAGAATTCGTAGAGCTGGCAGAAACACTAGAAAAAATACATGTGGCTTCAGAAACTGCGGACGCTGAAGTAGTAAAGAATCAGGGTCTTCGCTACCTGGAAACCGCACGTCAAGTAATAAAATGA